In Sorghum bicolor cultivar BTx623 chromosome 8, Sorghum_bicolor_NCBIv3, whole genome shotgun sequence, one genomic interval encodes:
- the LOC8063286 gene encoding ARF guanine-nucleotide exchange factor GNL2: MARTAGDDDDDGPPPPYAPQRGPRRDPRLKDLGISCMLNTEVGALLAVIRRRPDPYSYLPPAVAAAEEATFAALISSLKALRGLLFQPRHGAWRCSDPSTYLTPFLDVVQSEEAPPAATGVALSSVLKILRIDVFDECSPGARDAVHAILTALTNCRIERISDAGAEEAVLLRVLQVLGALLRTRAAPLLSDSSVCTAVNTCFQIVQHAASSRGSELLQRTARHCMHEILQSVFARLPDIRDDADGDDLSLGSGAGFGARCMVDVFNFLCSLLVNASDMVITPDGQGAFTSEEDVMLFSLVLVNSAVELGGEAIGKHPKLLRLIQDDLFFHLIHYATEYSPLVLSMICSTALNLYHFLRRFLKLQLEAFFVFVLLRVCGGGNGPQLQEVAVEGLISFCRQPTFVIEMYVNYDCDPLLHNVFEEVGKLLCKAAFPVSGPMSTIQLQAFEGLVNMVTTIADNVEIDKTPDHDAYAVDVSEFRLFWTERWDSAAAAAAAAAGQRETWVDFVRKRKLRKKKVAVAANHYNRDQKKGVEFLKLCHLVPTPPDPRSMAYFLRYSPGLDKIKIGEFLGDPDEFNLKVLKEFTETFDFTGAILDTALRTYLETFRLPGESQKIQRVLEAFSERFFEQQTTGVFATKDAAFILCYSLIMLNTDLHNPQVKKKMSEEDFIRNNRAINDKKDLPREYLSELFHSISTNAITVFSASAAAVEMTRSRWADLVKRSRALEPFTPCDFKHKLSREVFIAVSGPTVATLAAIFDGADDEETLNQCVEGLVSVARIARYGLEDVLDELLCCLCKFTTLLNPYATAEETLFTFSNELKPRMATLALFTIANRFGESVRGAWKNVVDCLLKLKRLKLLPPSLIDTDGSGGARGGAEQRPGHRHRSSASEAGVIFPATHRGAGTSRHVSGMIGRFSQFLSLDGGESLLSVGSEFENNLKIIKQCQAGSIFTESAKLPDEALQNLGRALIFAAGGKGQKFSTPIEEEDTVGFCWDLLALLATANLQRFATFWPPLLECFSAVSQLPLFSPSPFAERAIVALFRVAVRLLSTPPSQRPSDSRVPEELVFKSINMMWKLDKEILDTCCEGISENIVKLLTEHADGVQTPLGWKTLLHLLTVTGRHPETFDQSVAAMIKLMTDGSANITRFNYAAVIEAAFGFAALKISPLDISTKILELMAESVNWLIQWHKSGYSDPGNSGGFSGSSSSSSSVDEASRMGNLAANMFIKLAEALRKTSLVRREEIRTQAVFELGRAFNLAATGDLDFGPAGCLACFNLVIFAMVDDLHEKTLEYSRREGAERETRSMEGTLAAAAELLADVFVLLLPTVAQAPGFRTFWLGVLRRMDTCMKCDLAAGGGDGLMQELVPRMLKRMIMEMKAKEVLVPREGDELWEITHIQIQWIAPAAMDELFP; this comes from the exons GGAGGCCACGTTCGCGGCGCTCATCAGCTCGCTCAAGGCCCTCCGCGGGCTCCTCTTCCAGCCCCGGCACGGCGCGTGGCGCTGCTCCGACCCGTCCACGTACCTCACCCCGTTCCTGGACGTGGTGCAGAGCGAGGAGGCCCCGCCGGCGGCCACGGGCGTGGCGCTGTCCTCCGTGCTCAAGATCCTCCGCATCGACGTGTTCGACGAGTGCTCCCCTGGCGCCCGCGACGCCGTCCACGCCATCCTCACCGCGCTCACCAACTGCCGGATCGAGCGCATCTCCGACGCCGGCGCCGAGGAGGCCGTGCTCCTGCGCGTGCTCCAGGTGCTCGGCGCGCTCCTGCGGACCCGCGCCGCGCCGCTGCTGTCGGACAGCTCCGTCTGCACCGCCGTCAACACCTGCTTCCAGATCGTGCAGCACGCCGCCAGCAGCCGCGGCAGCGAGCTCCTCCAGCGCACGGCGCGCCACTGCATGCACGAGATCCTGCAGTCCGTCTTCGCGAGGCTGCCGGACATCCGCGACGACGCCGACGGCGACGACCTGTCCCTCGGCTCCGGCGCGGGCTTCGGCGCGCGCTGCATGGTGGACGTCTTCAACTTCCTCTGCTCTCTGCTGGTGAACGCCAGCGACATGGTTATAACCCCGGATGGCCAGGGCGCCTTCACCTCCGAGGAGGATGTGATGCTCTTCTCCCTCGTCCTCGTCAACTCCGCCGTCGAGCTTGGCGGCGAGGCCATCGGCAAGCACCCCAAGCTCCTCCGCCTCATCCAGGACGACCTCTTCTTCCACCTCATTCACTACGCCACCGAATACAGCCCCCTCGTCCTCTCCATGATCTGCAGTACTGCTCTCAACCTCTACCACTTCTTGCGCCG GTTCCTCAAGCTGCAGCTGGAGGCCTTCTTCGTGTTCGTGCTGCTCCGCGTGTGCGGCGGCGGCAACGGGCCGCAGCTGCAGGAGGTGGCGGTGGAGGGGCTCATCAGCTTCTGCCGGCAGCCGACGTTCGTGATCGAGATGTACGTGAACTACGACTGCGACCCGCTGCTGCACAACGTGTTCGAGGAGGTGGGCAAGCTGCTGTGCAAGGCGGCGTTCCCGGTGTCGGGGCCGATGTCGACGATCCAGCTGCAGGCGTTCGAGGGCCTCGTCAACATGGTCACCACCATCGCCGACAACGTCGAGATCGACAAGACCCCCGACCACGACGCCTACGCCGTGGACGTGTCGGAGTTCCGCCTCTTCTGGACCGAGCGCTGggactccgccgccgccgccgccgccgccgccgccggccagcGGGAGACGTGGGTCGACTTCGTGCGTAAGCGCAAGCTGCGGAAGAAGAAGGTGGCCGTCGCCGCCAACCACTACAACCGCGACCAGAAGAAGGGCGTGGAGTTCCTCAAGCTGTGCCACCTGGTGCCGACGCCGCCGGATCCCCGGAGCATGGCCTACTTCCTCCGCTACTCGCCGGGGCTGGACAAGATCAAGATCGGCGAGTTCCTGGGCGACCCCGACGAGTTCAACCTCAAGGTTCTCAAGGAGTTCACCGAGACGTTCGACTTCACCGGCGCAATCCTGGACACGGCGCTGCGCACGTACCTGGAGACGTTCCGGCTCCCCGGCGAGTCGCAGAAGATCCAGCGCGTCCTGGAGGCGTTCTCGGAGCGCTTCTTCGAGCAGCAGACGACGGGGGTGTTCGCCACCAAGGACGCGGCGTTCATCCTCTGCTACTCGCTCATCATGCTCAACACCGACCTGCACAACCcgcaggtgaagaagaagatgtCGGAGGAGGACTTCATCCGGAACAACCGCGCCATCAACGACAAGAAGGACCTGCCGAGGGAGTACCTGTCGGAGCTCTTCCACTCCATCTCCaccaacgccatcaccgtcttcagcgcgtcggcggcggcggtggagatGACGCGCAGCCGGTGGGCCGACCTGGTGAAGCGGTCGCGCGCGCTGGAGCCATTCACGCCGTGCGACTTCAAGCACAAGCTGAGCCGGGAGGTGTTCATCGCGGTGTCGGGCCCCACCGTCGCCACGCTGGCCGCCATCTTCGACGGCGCCGACGACGAGGAGACGCTGAACCAGTGCGTGGAGGGGCTGGTGTCCGTGGCGCGCATCGCGCGGTACGGGCTGGAGGACGTGCTGGACGAGCTGCTCTGCTGCCTCTGCAAGTTCACCACGCTGCTCAACCCTTACGCCACCGCGGAGGAGACGCTCTTCACCTTCAGCAACGAGCTCAAGCCACGGATGGCCACGCTCGCGCTCTTCACCATCGCCAACCGCTTCGGCGAGTCGGTGCGCGGCGCCTGGAAGAACGTCGTCGACTGCCTGCTCAAGCTCAAGCGGCTcaagctgctgccgccgtcgctGATCGACAccgacggcagcggcggcgcccgCGGCGGCGCGGAGCAGCGGCCGGGGCACCGGCACAGGTCGTCCGCATCGGAAGCTGGCGTCATCTTCCCCGCGACGCACCGCGGTGCGGGGACGAGCCGGCATGTTTCCGGCATGATCGGCCGGTTCTCGCAGTTCCTGTCGCTGGACGGCGGCGAGTCGCTGCTCTCCGTCGGTAGCGAGTTCGAGAACAACCTCAAGATCATCAAGCAGTGCCAGGCCGGGAGCATCTTCACAGAGAGCGCCAAGCTGCCGGACGAGGCGCTGCAGAACCTCGGGCGGGCACTCATCTTCGCCGCGGGGGGAAAGGGCCAGAAATTCAGCACGCCCATCGAGGAAGAGGACACCGTCGGTTTCTGCTGGGACCTCCTGGCGCTCCTGGCCACGGCGAACCTCCAGCGCTTCGCCACCTTCTGGCCGCCGCTGCTCGAGTGCTTCAGCGCCGTGTCGCAGCTGCCGCTCTTCTCGCCGTCCCCGTTCGCCGAGAGGGCGATCGTGGCGCTCTTCAGGGTCGCCGTGCGGCTGCTGTCGACGCCGCCGTCGCAGCGCCCCTCCGACAGCCGCGTCCCCGAGGAGCTAGTGTTCAAGTCCATCAACATGATGTGGAAGCTGGACAAGgagatcctggacacgtgctgcGAAGGCATCTCAGAGAACATCGTGAAGCTGCTGACGGAGCACGCCGACGGCGTGCAGACGCCGCTCGGGTGGAAGACGCTGCTCCACCTGCTCACCGTCACAGGCCGGCACCCGGAGACGTTCGACCAGTCCGTGGCGGCGATGATCAAGCTGATGACCGACGGCAGCGCCAATATCACACGGTTCAACTACGCCGCCGTCATCGAGGCCGCCTTCGGGTTCGCCGCGCTCAAGATCAGCCCGCTGGACATCAGCACAAAGATCCTCGAGCTCATGGCCGAGTCCGTGAACTGGCTGATCCAGTGGCACAAGTCCGGCTACTCCGACCCTGGGAACAGCGGCGGCTTCAGCGGCAGCTCGTCGTCCTCATCGTCGGTGGATGAGGCGTCGCGGATGGGCAACCTGGCAGCCAACATGTTCATCAAGCTCGCGGAGGCGCTGCGCAAGACGAGCCTGGTCCGGCGCGAGGAGATTCGCACCCAGGCCGTGTTCGAGCTCGGCCGCGCCTTCAACCTGGCCGCCACGGGCGACCTCGACTTCGGGCCGGCCGGCTGCCTCGCCTGCTTCAACCTCGTCATCTTCGCCATGGTGGATGACCTGCACGAGAAGACGCTCGAGTACTCGCGCCGCGAGGGCGCGGAGCGGGAGACGCGGAGCATGGAGGGCACGCTGGCCGCCGCGGCTGAGCTGCTGGCGGACGTGTTCGTGCTGCTCCTGCCCACGGTGGCGCAGGCGCCGGGGTTCCGGACCTTCTGGCTCGGCGTGCTGCGGCggatggacacatgcatgaagtgcgATCTCGCTGCGGGCGGTGGTGATGGGCTGATGCAGGAGCTCGTCCCGCGGATGCTCAAGCGGATGATCATGGAGATGAAGGCGAAGGAGGTGCTAGTGCCGCGGGAAGGTGATGAGCTCTGGGAGATCACCCACATCCAGATCCAGTGGATCGCACCTGCCGCCATGGACGAGCTATTCCCTTAG